From Rhodopseudomonas palustris, a single genomic window includes:
- a CDS encoding ArsC/Spx/MgsR family protein, which translates to MASIVFYEKPGCVGNARQKALLTASGHELEVRNLLAEPWTRDTLRPFFGDKPLAEWFNQSSPKVKAGAIDFAALSEDAALALMIDDPLLIRRPLMQSGDRREVGFDQAVVHAWLGLQTGGPRVFDGCAMDD; encoded by the coding sequence GTGGCGAGCATCGTGTTCTACGAAAAACCCGGCTGCGTCGGCAACGCAAGGCAGAAGGCGCTGCTCACCGCATCGGGCCACGAACTCGAGGTTCGCAACCTGCTGGCCGAGCCGTGGACGCGCGACACGCTGCGGCCGTTCTTCGGCGACAAGCCGCTGGCCGAATGGTTCAACCAGTCGTCGCCGAAGGTGAAAGCCGGCGCGATCGACTTCGCCGCGCTCAGCGAGGATGCAGCGCTGGCGCTGATGATCGACGATCCGCTGCTGATCCGCCGTCCGCTGATGCAATCGGGCGACCGCCGCGAGGTCGGCTTCGATCAGGCCGTCGTTCACGCCTGGCTCGGGCTCCAGACCGGCGGACCACGCGTGTTCGACGGTTGCGCGATGGACGATTGA
- a CDS encoding class I adenylate-forming enzyme family protein translates to MTFWPEAGIGGALRRETHYDGRSMLCFSERPVHLAAMFDDLVARFGDRPAIVDDRALSYRQLDLLVRSIAAALTELGIGKGDRVALFLGNCWEFLAVTLACNRLGVLVVPIGIRQRRAELEFLLNNSGAKMVVFEAELAGEIPFAADVPQLAHRFVAHGAADGARRFEDLLAADPAAAPLAEMHEDDTAVILYTSGTTGKPKGAELTHLSILHSSYAFARAHELTEHDRGLVAVPLSHVTGLVGVSYATIAAGGCVVLMRQAFKTADFLALASRERITWSILVPAIYTLAVMHPDFAHYDLSAWRIGCFGGAPMPVPTIEMLSKRLPNLQLRNAYGATETTSPTTIMPQACWRDHMDSVGQVIPYAHVRVLDADDNEVAPGEPGELLIAGPMVVPRYWQRPDANAREFVNGYWRSGDIGSIDHDGFVRVFDRKKDMINRGGFKIFSAEVENVICGIDGVLETAIIGTPDPVLGERVNAIVVTSEGVNLNERDVAAWCAARMSDYKVPESIIIRTDPLPRNANGKIQKTVLRETIADRAASYARS, encoded by the coding sequence ATGACGTTCTGGCCCGAGGCCGGCATCGGCGGCGCGCTGCGCCGCGAAACTCACTACGACGGCCGCTCGATGCTGTGCTTCTCCGAGCGCCCCGTCCATCTGGCGGCGATGTTCGACGATCTGGTCGCTCGGTTCGGCGACCGTCCGGCGATCGTCGACGACCGCGCGCTGAGCTATCGCCAACTTGATCTGCTGGTTCGCAGCATTGCGGCCGCGCTGACGGAACTGGGCATCGGCAAAGGCGACCGGGTCGCGCTGTTCCTCGGCAATTGCTGGGAGTTCCTGGCGGTGACGCTCGCCTGCAATCGGCTCGGCGTCCTGGTGGTGCCGATCGGAATCCGGCAGCGCCGCGCCGAGCTGGAATTCCTGCTCAACAACAGCGGCGCCAAAATGGTGGTGTTCGAGGCCGAGCTGGCGGGCGAGATCCCGTTCGCCGCCGATGTGCCGCAGCTCGCGCATCGTTTCGTCGCGCACGGCGCAGCCGATGGCGCGCGGCGATTCGAGGATCTGCTCGCCGCCGATCCGGCGGCCGCACCGCTCGCCGAGATGCACGAGGACGACACCGCGGTGATCCTCTACACCTCGGGCACCACCGGCAAGCCCAAGGGCGCCGAGCTGACGCATCTCAGCATCCTGCATTCGTCCTACGCGTTCGCCCGCGCCCACGAGCTGACCGAACACGATCGCGGCCTGGTCGCGGTGCCGCTGTCGCATGTGACCGGCCTCGTCGGCGTATCCTACGCGACGATCGCGGCCGGCGGCTGCGTGGTGCTGATGCGGCAGGCGTTCAAGACTGCGGACTTCCTCGCGCTGGCGAGCCGCGAGCGGATCACCTGGTCGATCCTGGTGCCGGCGATCTACACGCTCGCCGTGATGCACCCCGACTTCGCGCATTACGACCTGTCGGCGTGGCGGATCGGCTGCTTCGGCGGCGCACCGATGCCGGTGCCGACCATCGAGATGCTGAGCAAGCGGCTGCCGAACCTGCAGCTCCGCAACGCCTATGGGGCGACCGAAACCACCTCGCCGACCACGATCATGCCGCAGGCCTGTTGGCGCGATCACATGGACAGCGTCGGCCAGGTGATTCCTTACGCCCATGTCCGCGTGCTCGACGCCGACGACAACGAAGTCGCACCCGGCGAGCCGGGCGAACTCCTGATCGCCGGTCCGATGGTGGTGCCGCGCTATTGGCAGCGGCCCGACGCCAACGCCAGGGAGTTCGTCAACGGCTACTGGCGCAGCGGCGACATCGGTTCGATCGACCACGACGGCTTCGTCCGCGTGTTCGACCGCAAGAAGGACATGATCAACCGCGGCGGCTTCAAGATCTTCTCGGCCGAGGTCGAGAACGTGATCTGCGGCATCGACGGCGTGCTGGAAACTGCGATCATCGGCACGCCCGACCCGGTGCTCGGCGAACGCGTCAACGCCATCGTGGTGACGAGTGAGGGCGTCAACCTGAACGAGCGCGACGTCGCCGCCTGGTGTGCGGCGCGGATGTCGGACTACAAGGTGCCGGAGAGCATCATCATCCGCACCGATCCGCTCCCGCGCAACGCCAACGGCAAGATCCAGAAGACGGTGCTCCGCGAGACGATCGCGGATCGGGCGGCGAGTTACGCGAGGTCGTAG
- a CDS encoding SAM-dependent methyltransferase: MASEHFNMWESRFAGDDYVFGTAPNAFLASCRELLPKQGRALAIADGEGRNGVFLAECGLSVLSVDFSPNAQSKAQRLAATRGVTIETQCADLLTWQWPRDVDVIAGIFFQFVEPEQRPAMFQNIRDALKPGGLLLIEGYRPKQLVYKTGGPSRAENLYTRELLEQAFGDFDNLSIREHDSEIVEGAGHAGLSALIDLIGWKPK, encoded by the coding sequence ATGGCATCCGAACACTTCAATATGTGGGAGAGCCGCTTTGCCGGTGACGACTACGTGTTCGGGACCGCCCCGAATGCGTTTCTGGCGTCGTGCCGCGAATTGCTGCCGAAGCAGGGGCGGGCGCTGGCGATCGCCGATGGCGAAGGCCGCAATGGCGTGTTTCTCGCCGAGTGCGGTTTGTCGGTGCTGTCGGTGGATTTCTCGCCGAACGCGCAGTCCAAAGCGCAGCGATTGGCGGCCACGCGCGGGGTGACCATCGAAACGCAGTGCGCCGATCTGCTGACCTGGCAATGGCCGCGCGACGTCGATGTGATTGCCGGCATCTTCTTCCAGTTCGTCGAGCCGGAGCAGCGCCCGGCGATGTTTCAGAACATCCGTGATGCGCTGAAGCCCGGTGGTCTGCTGCTGATCGAGGGCTACCGCCCGAAGCAACTGGTCTACAAAACCGGCGGGCCGAGCCGCGCGGAAAACCTCTACACCCGCGAGCTGCTGGAGCAGGCGTTCGGCGATTTCGACAACCTCAGCATTCGCGAGCACGACAGCGAAATCGTCGAGGGCGCCGGTCACGCCGGACTATCGGCGCTGATCGATCTGATCGGCTGGAAGCCGAAGTAA
- a CDS encoding alpha/beta fold hydrolase, with protein MQQPQSCFFQSHGLRLHYWDWGNAAARPLLLIHGGKDHGRSWDHLARALQPHFHVIAPDLRGHGDSDWARGGSYALPEYVYDLTRLPPLADAPPATVIGHSMGGMIAMLYAGTFPERVERLVVLDGVTVRPDAKMAPAHERMTKWLGQLDRLEDREPRRYPTIDDAAAQMRAHNKRLTSELSLHLATHGVRRNDDGSYSWKFDPYQRVTAPHRLAQSEYAELWARIACPTLLLFAGESFLQPAEAAAASRHFKDVRSETVSDAGHWLQHDRPDEVLRLIAEFVELPSGS; from the coding sequence ATGCAACAACCACAAAGCTGCTTCTTTCAATCCCACGGCCTGCGCCTGCACTATTGGGACTGGGGCAACGCCGCCGCGCGGCCACTGCTGCTGATTCATGGCGGCAAGGACCACGGCCGTAGCTGGGATCATCTCGCCCGCGCGTTGCAGCCGCACTTTCACGTGATCGCCCCGGACCTGCGTGGCCATGGCGATTCGGATTGGGCGCGCGGCGGCAGCTACGCGCTGCCGGAATACGTCTATGACCTGACGCGCCTGCCGCCGCTCGCCGACGCTCCGCCTGCGACCGTGATCGGTCACTCGATGGGCGGCATGATCGCGATGCTGTATGCGGGAACATTCCCGGAGCGGGTCGAACGGCTCGTCGTGCTCGACGGCGTCACGGTCCGCCCCGACGCCAAAATGGCGCCGGCGCACGAGCGGATGACCAAATGGCTCGGGCAGCTCGACCGACTGGAAGACCGCGAGCCGCGCCGCTACCCGACGATCGACGATGCCGCGGCGCAGATGCGCGCCCATAACAAGCGGCTGACGTCGGAGCTGTCGCTGCACCTCGCCACTCATGGTGTACGCCGCAACGACGACGGCAGCTATTCGTGGAAGTTCGATCCGTATCAGCGGGTGACGGCGCCGCACCGGCTGGCGCAGTCCGAATACGCCGAGCTGTGGGCACGGATCGCCTGCCCGACGCTGCTGCTGTTCGCAGGCGAGAGCTTTCTCCAGCCGGCCGAAGCCGCCGCAGCTTCGCGTCATTTCAAGGACGTCCGCTCCGAGACCGTCAGTGATGCCGGCCATTGGCTGCAGCACGACCGGCCGGACGAGGTGCTGCGGCTGATTGCGGAATTCGTCGAGCTGCCATCCGGGTCTTGA
- a CDS encoding NAD(P)/FAD-dependent oxidoreductase, whose product MRNITIIGSGFAGLTAARELRKRKVDAEITMISPRRELHFLPSSIWIPAGIRQGERLKVPLDHFLNKHRIDFVEASVTGLKDGGRIAVTDRGELRNDHLIIATGGRFIRKLPGIEHALTPCEGIKVGEEIGRRLDALKGGTIAVGFATNPNEPGAMRGGPMFEFLFIIDTLLRQRGKRPGFEIVFFSPAPRPGARLGERAVDGLLREMKSRGIATRLGRKILRFEERKVVLEDGEIDADLILFMPGLTGPAWLENTELPLSAGGMIKADELCRVEALPNVWVAGDAGSFPGPDWMPKQAHQADLQAIALAANIAAIEAGQQPSSRFKPELVCIVDTLDSGMLVFRNERFNFVGPKMKLFHWLKRLFERHYLTTFR is encoded by the coding sequence ATGCGCAACATCACCATCATCGGTTCGGGGTTCGCCGGCCTCACCGCCGCCCGCGAGTTGCGAAAGCGCAAGGTCGACGCCGAGATCACGATGATCTCGCCGCGGCGTGAATTGCACTTCCTGCCGAGTTCGATCTGGATTCCCGCCGGCATTCGTCAGGGCGAGCGGCTGAAAGTGCCCCTCGACCACTTCCTGAACAAGCACCGGATCGACTTCGTCGAAGCCTCGGTCACCGGGCTGAAGGACGGCGGCCGGATCGCCGTCACCGACAGGGGCGAGCTCCGCAACGATCATCTGATCATCGCCACCGGCGGCCGCTTCATCCGCAAACTGCCGGGTATCGAACACGCGCTGACCCCGTGCGAGGGAATCAAGGTCGGCGAAGAGATCGGACGCCGGCTCGATGCGCTCAAGGGCGGCACCATCGCGGTCGGCTTCGCCACCAATCCGAACGAACCTGGCGCCATGCGCGGCGGGCCGATGTTCGAATTCCTGTTCATCATCGATACGCTGCTGCGTCAGCGAGGCAAGCGCCCGGGCTTCGAGATTGTGTTCTTCAGCCCGGCACCGCGCCCCGGCGCACGGCTCGGCGAGCGCGCGGTCGATGGGTTGCTGCGGGAGATGAAGAGCCGCGGCATCGCCACCCGGCTCGGCCGCAAGATCCTGCGGTTCGAAGAGCGTAAAGTCGTGCTCGAAGACGGCGAGATCGACGCCGATCTGATCCTGTTCATGCCGGGACTAACCGGCCCGGCATGGCTGGAGAACACCGAGCTGCCGCTCTCGGCCGGCGGCATGATCAAGGCCGACGAACTGTGCCGGGTCGAGGCGCTGCCCAACGTCTGGGTCGCCGGCGATGCCGGTTCGTTCCCCGGTCCGGACTGGATGCCGAAGCAGGCGCATCAGGCCGATCTGCAGGCGATCGCATTGGCGGCCAATATCGCCGCGATCGAAGCGGGACAGCAGCCGAGCAGCCGTTTCAAGCCGGAACTGGTGTGCATCGTCGACACGCTGGATTCCGGTATGCTGGTGTTTCGCAACGAGCGCTTCAACTTCGTCGGACCGAAGATGAAGCTGTTTCACTGGCTGAAGCGGCTGTTCGAACGTCACTACCTGACCACGTTCCGCTGA
- a CDS encoding class III extradiol dioxygenase family protein, whose product MATIIGGLAASHVPAIGGAMAKGLQKDPYWAPFFDGFDAPCRWLEAAKPDAAVVIYNDHGLNFFLDKMPTFAIGAAPEYRNDDEGWGIPVMAPFKGDTKLSWHIIETLVESEFDPVTCQEMLVDHAYSLPMELFLRDRAHDIPTVPVVVNTVQHPLPSLRRCFKLGQSIGRAIESYPEDLKVVVIGTGGLSHQLEGQRAGFINTAFDRRCMDAMTGDIESLLGIDPHELVELAGSQGVEVMNWVAMRGALLGDVHELHRNYHLPISNTASGIMLIENRPKLARAA is encoded by the coding sequence ATGGCGACGATCATCGGAGGCTTGGCCGCTTCGCACGTCCCCGCGATCGGCGGGGCGATGGCCAAGGGCCTGCAGAAGGATCCTTATTGGGCGCCGTTCTTCGACGGCTTCGACGCGCCGTGCCGCTGGCTGGAGGCCGCCAAGCCCGACGCCGCAGTGGTGATCTACAACGACCACGGACTCAACTTCTTCCTCGACAAGATGCCGACCTTCGCGATCGGCGCTGCGCCGGAGTATCGCAACGACGACGAAGGCTGGGGCATCCCGGTGATGGCGCCGTTCAAGGGCGACACCAAATTGTCGTGGCACATCATCGAGACGCTGGTGGAATCCGAATTCGACCCCGTCACCTGCCAGGAGATGCTGGTCGACCACGCCTACAGCCTGCCGATGGAGCTGTTCCTGCGTGACCGCGCCCACGACATTCCGACCGTGCCGGTGGTGGTCAACACCGTGCAGCATCCGCTGCCGTCGCTGCGGCGCTGCTTCAAGCTCGGCCAGTCGATCGGCCGCGCGATCGAGAGCTATCCGGAAGACCTGAAAGTGGTGGTGATCGGCACCGGCGGGCTGTCGCATCAGCTCGAAGGCCAGCGCGCCGGCTTCATCAACACCGCGTTCGATCGCCGCTGCATGGATGCGATGACCGGGGATATCGAGAGCCTGCTCGGCATCGACCCGCACGAGCTGGTCGAGCTCGCCGGTAGCCAGGGCGTCGAGGTGATGAACTGGGTCGCGATGCGCGGCGCCCTTCTCGGCGACGTCCACGAGCTGCACCGCAATTATCACCTGCCGATATCCAACACCGCGTCGGGAATCATGCTGATCGAGAACCGGCCGAAGCTGGCGCGGGCGGCGTGA
- the modD gene encoding ModD protein, whose product MTAATTAELERLLDDDVPCGDLTTEALGIGAAPGVMQFAARDPMVLALAEDAAAIIRLCGCEVELAASSGSRLAAGAPILTARGSASGLLRSWKVAQTLIEIWSGVATTARDIVEAARAVSPSIAVACTRKNTPGTKRFAVAAVKAGGATMHRLGLSETVLVFGEHRGFLDEPLAATVARLRATLPEKKLITEVSSIEAALAATEAGFDVLQLEKFAPADVAALVQQLAPRPSRPVVAVAGGVNAGNAAAYAEAGAQVLVTSAPYTAKPRDVQVRITPAK is encoded by the coding sequence ATGACCGCCGCCACCACTGCCGAACTGGAGCGCCTGCTCGACGACGACGTGCCTTGCGGCGATCTGACCACCGAGGCGCTGGGCATCGGCGCTGCGCCCGGCGTGATGCAATTCGCCGCCCGCGACCCGATGGTGCTGGCGCTCGCCGAAGACGCCGCCGCGATCATCCGGCTGTGCGGCTGCGAGGTCGAACTGGCCGCCTCGTCGGGCAGCCGGCTGGCGGCGGGCGCGCCGATCCTGACCGCCCGCGGCAGCGCCTCGGGCCTGCTGCGAAGCTGGAAGGTGGCGCAGACGCTGATCGAGATCTGGTCTGGCGTCGCCACCACGGCGCGCGATATCGTCGAGGCGGCGCGCGCGGTCTCGCCGAGCATTGCGGTCGCCTGCACCCGCAAGAACACGCCCGGCACCAAACGGTTCGCTGTCGCCGCCGTGAAGGCCGGCGGCGCCACCATGCATCGGCTCGGCCTGTCCGAAACCGTGCTGGTGTTCGGCGAGCATCGCGGCTTTCTCGACGAGCCGCTGGCGGCGACGGTGGCTCGTCTCCGCGCCACGCTCCCCGAAAAGAAGCTGATCACCGAAGTGTCGTCGATCGAGGCGGCGCTCGCCGCGACCGAGGCCGGGTTCGACGTGCTGCAGCTCGAGAAATTCGCGCCCGCCGACGTCGCAGCATTGGTGCAGCAGCTCGCCCCGCGGCCGTCGCGTCCGGTTGTCGCGGTCGCCGGCGGCGTCAACGCCGGCAACGCCGCGGCCTATGCCGAGGCCGGCGCGCAGGTGCTGGTGACATCGGCGCCCTACACTGCCAAGCCGCGCGACGTGCAGGTGCGGATCACGCCGGCGAAGTAA
- a CDS encoding protocatechuate 4,5-dioxygenase subunit alpha, which translates to MSQAVAAGAGRAKREIFGTPIFGPEAAQKGYALNKMCFSFNDAANRAAFVRDEAAYCARYGLTAAQTDALLKRDLLKLLDEGGNAYYLAKFAGILGLNMQDIGALQTGMTVEQFKAKLLAARDN; encoded by the coding sequence ATGAGTCAGGCAGTGGCGGCTGGCGCCGGGCGCGCCAAGCGCGAGATCTTCGGGACGCCGATCTTCGGGCCTGAAGCCGCACAGAAGGGCTACGCCCTCAACAAGATGTGCTTCTCCTTCAACGACGCCGCCAACCGCGCCGCTTTCGTGCGCGACGAGGCCGCTTATTGCGCGCGCTACGGCCTCACCGCGGCGCAGACCGATGCGCTGCTCAAGCGCGATCTGCTCAAGCTGCTCGACGAGGGCGGCAACGCCTACTACCTCGCCAAATTCGCCGGCATCCTCGGCCTCAACATGCAGGATATCGGCGCGCTGCAGACCGGCATGACGGTCGAGCAGTTCAAGGCAAAGCTGCTGGCGGCGCGGGACAACTGA
- a CDS encoding DUF2478 domain-containing protein, producing the protein MTDGSAEAPRIAAIIYRGEDDVDTLLAEFALARLAAGDRLGGIVQRNIKDAAGKKIDMQLIDLMTGEAIGISQTLGSGAGSCKLDAGGLAESAQAVTRAVASGTALVVINKFSKQEATGKGLRNEFAEAIVAGRPLLTAVPEKCADAWRAFIGDEGAVLPCSRAAIESWWAEIAPRLTASPGCGASGGGREHKTIC; encoded by the coding sequence ATGACGGACGGCAGCGCAGAGGCTCCGCGGATCGCCGCGATCATCTATCGCGGCGAGGACGACGTCGACACGCTGCTGGCCGAGTTTGCCTTGGCGCGGCTTGCAGCAGGCGACCGGCTCGGCGGCATCGTCCAGCGGAACATCAAGGACGCCGCCGGCAAGAAGATCGACATGCAGCTCATCGACCTGATGACCGGCGAGGCGATCGGGATTTCGCAGACGCTCGGCAGCGGCGCAGGATCGTGCAAGCTCGACGCCGGCGGCCTCGCCGAGTCCGCCCAAGCCGTCACGCGGGCGGTCGCGAGCGGCACCGCGCTGGTGGTGATCAACAAATTCTCCAAGCAGGAAGCGACCGGCAAGGGCCTGCGCAACGAATTCGCCGAGGCGATCGTCGCCGGGCGACCGCTGCTCACAGCCGTGCCGGAGAAATGCGCCGACGCGTGGCGCGCGTTCATCGGCGACGAGGGCGCGGTGCTGCCGTGCAGCCGCGCGGCGATCGAGAGCTGGTGGGCCGAGATCGCGCCGCGGCTGACGGCGTCCCCGGGTTGCGGAGCGAGCGGCGGCGGGCGCGAACACAAGACGATCTGTTGA
- a CDS encoding NUDIX hydrolase, with translation MVEVDFPTTRGDRLRTPVLAAGGIVLRRGKDPLFAVVRMRKRNDWVLPKGKLDHGETARQAAEREVLEETGHVVAVHEFIGTLVYDSGGRSKVVHFWRMEAEAEQTLPLMKDIRAVDWLGLDEAILRLSRSYEQAFLTQVGPLALEAAGLLPGAAPATPAAVPPPRCPTSPLPTEHEVVTDLAEAPSLAFEQPSDAIDPEPTPSMLQRLRRWLRSVSRL, from the coding sequence ATGGTGGAGGTCGATTTCCCGACGACGAGAGGCGATAGATTGCGGACTCCGGTGCTGGCAGCAGGCGGAATCGTGTTGCGGCGCGGCAAAGACCCGCTGTTCGCGGTCGTCCGGATGCGCAAGCGCAACGACTGGGTGCTGCCAAAGGGCAAGCTCGATCACGGCGAGACGGCGCGTCAGGCCGCAGAGCGCGAAGTGCTCGAAGAGACCGGCCATGTCGTCGCGGTGCACGAGTTCATCGGCACCCTGGTTTATGATTCCGGCGGCCGCTCCAAGGTGGTGCATTTCTGGCGGATGGAAGCGGAGGCGGAGCAGACGCTGCCGCTGATGAAGGACATTCGTGCGGTCGATTGGCTCGGACTCGACGAGGCGATCCTGCGGCTGTCGCGCAGCTACGAACAGGCGTTCCTGACGCAGGTCGGGCCGCTGGCTCTGGAAGCTGCGGGCCTGCTCCCAGGCGCGGCTCCGGCCACGCCTGCAGCGGTGCCTCCGCCGCGCTGCCCGACCAGCCCGCTGCCGACCGAGCACGAGGTCGTCACCGACCTCGCCGAAGCGCCGTCTTTGGCGTTCGAGCAGCCTTCCGATGCCATCGACCCCGAGCCGACGCCGTCGATGCTGCAACGGTTGCGTCGATGGCTGCGGAGTGTATCGCGCCTCTGA
- a CDS encoding ABC transporter ATP-binding protein: MLEDHYLDIRDLDAGYGRSQVLFGVSLSAPWRGGVAILGRNGAGKTTLMKAIMGELPAKRGSVSLDSRDVTKLPTEQRVRAGFGYVPQDHPVFARLTIRDNLAVGALTNKDSRAVDRVLEMFPKLGQRLDQIAGTLSGGERKMLAIGRALLSEPSVLLLDEPTEGVWIGVIEEITDRLIVLAKDIAVIIVEQHLDLALRVADRAFVLDRGRVALTGTADEVRNDPRLLQYLAP, translated from the coding sequence GTGCTTGAGGATCATTATCTCGACATTCGCGACCTCGACGCGGGCTATGGCCGCAGCCAGGTGCTGTTCGGCGTGTCGCTGTCGGCGCCGTGGCGCGGCGGCGTCGCCATTCTCGGCCGCAACGGCGCCGGCAAGACCACGCTGATGAAAGCGATCATGGGTGAACTGCCGGCCAAGCGCGGCAGCGTCTCGCTGGATTCGCGCGACGTCACCAAGCTGCCCACCGAGCAGCGCGTCCGCGCCGGCTTCGGCTACGTGCCGCAGGACCATCCGGTGTTCGCGCGGCTGACGATCCGCGACAATCTCGCGGTGGGGGCGCTGACCAACAAGGACAGCCGTGCCGTCGACCGCGTGCTGGAGATGTTTCCCAAGCTCGGTCAGCGGCTCGACCAGATCGCCGGAACGCTGTCCGGCGGCGAGCGCAAGATGCTGGCGATCGGCCGCGCGCTGCTGTCGGAGCCGAGCGTGCTGCTGCTCGACGAGCCAACCGAAGGCGTCTGGATCGGCGTGATCGAGGAGATCACCGACCGGCTGATCGTGCTGGCGAAAGATATCGCCGTGATCATCGTCGAGCAGCACCTCGATCTGGCGCTGCGCGTCGCCGATCGCGCCTTCGTGCTCGACCGCGGCCGCGTCGCCCTCACCGGCACCGCCGACGAGGTCCGCAACGACCCGCGGCTGCTGCAATATCTGGCGCCGTAG
- a CDS encoding rhodanese-like domain-containing protein: MSVKTISPIEAHRMMTHDGAVLVDVRERHEIEREHIAGAIELPLTGLRHGDLSAARGRKAIFFCHSGGRTRMYGGQIEAKANGVCEPYVLGGGILAWRKAGFPTVQGPKPPSLFQRLFGGNPAD; encoded by the coding sequence ATGAGCGTGAAGACGATTTCGCCGATCGAGGCCCACCGCATGATGACGCACGACGGCGCGGTGCTGGTCGACGTCCGCGAGCGGCATGAGATCGAGCGCGAACACATCGCCGGTGCGATCGAGTTGCCGCTGACGGGTCTCAGGCACGGCGACCTGAGCGCGGCGCGGGGTCGCAAGGCGATCTTCTTCTGCCATTCCGGCGGACGGACGCGCATGTATGGCGGCCAGATCGAAGCCAAGGCGAACGGCGTGTGCGAGCCTTACGTGCTCGGCGGCGGCATTCTGGCGTGGCGCAAGGCCGGTTTTCCGACGGTTCAGGGCCCGAAACCACCGAGCCTGTTCCAGCGGTTGTTCGGCGGCAATCCGGCGGACTGA
- a CDS encoding ArsR/SmtB family transcription factor gives MAAASGVRKTSPAVKLVDTRELRENAVVAAEFLKTLSNVSRLIMLCQLAEGEKSVSELTELLDERQPTVSQQLARLRSEKLVQARREGQQVFYSLASDEVRSLILALHATFCRKDRGKDRPAANSRAKAAASPRRQRQTVGA, from the coding sequence ATGGCTGCGGCCAGCGGCGTCCGAAAGACCTCTCCGGCGGTGAAACTTGTCGACACCCGCGAGCTGCGCGAAAACGCCGTGGTTGCGGCCGAGTTCCTGAAGACGCTGTCGAATGTGTCGCGGCTGATCATGCTGTGCCAGCTCGCCGAGGGCGAAAAGTCGGTATCGGAACTGACCGAACTGCTCGACGAACGACAGCCGACGGTGTCGCAGCAGCTCGCACGGCTGCGCAGTGAGAAGCTGGTGCAGGCGCGACGCGAAGGTCAGCAGGTGTTTTATTCGCTCGCCAGCGACGAGGTCCGCAGCCTGATCCTGGCGCTGCACGCCACCTTCTGCCGCAAGGATCGCGGCAAGGACAGACCCGCGGCAAATTCGCGGGCGAAAGCCGCGGCGTCGCCTCGCCGTCAGCGCCAGACCGTCGGGGCTTGA